The following are from one region of the Salicibibacter kimchii genome:
- the pyk gene encoding pyruvate kinase: MRKTKIVVTIGPASEDKQTIKQLIDAGMNVARLNFSHGNHEEHRARIQTIREAANEAGKEISILLDTKGPEIRTYEMENGEVQLQKGSVVHLTGDDTPGNEERIGVTYKDLANDLSPGDTVLLDDGLIELQVESIEGNEVRAMVMNDGVLNNNKGVNLPKVKVNLPGMTEKDAEDIRFGVEEGIDFIAASFVRRAADVFEIRELLENHQAEDTAIIPKIENEEGVENIEEILEVSEGVMVARGDLGVEIPPEEVPLIQKKLIGYSNTIAKPVITATQMLESMTQNPRPTRAEASDVANAIFDGADAIMLSGETAAGAYPVEAVETMSRIAVKAESALNYEEVLDNRTKESRATITNSISQAVARTAFSLDTSAILTATESGYTARLVSKYRPKAKILAVTSNIRVLRRLNLVWGVYPLLGEKVSTTDEMFDITVNEALKAGMAQHGDLVVITAGVPVGETGTTNIMKVHVIGEVAAKGQGIGQTNGSGEAVIARDAREANDKMEPGNILIAPSTDKEMMEAFEKAAAVITEEGGLTCHAAVVGITLGIPVIVGVEDAVDRFEDGEELTLDSSRGDIYRGHASVL, from the coding sequence ATGAGAAAAACAAAAATCGTTGTAACGATCGGCCCTGCATCTGAGGATAAACAGACCATCAAACAGTTGATCGATGCCGGGATGAATGTTGCCCGTCTAAATTTTTCCCACGGAAACCATGAAGAACACCGCGCGAGAATACAAACCATAAGGGAAGCGGCAAATGAAGCCGGAAAAGAAATATCGATTTTATTGGATACGAAAGGGCCTGAAATTCGTACGTATGAAATGGAAAATGGAGAAGTGCAGTTGCAAAAAGGTTCCGTCGTCCATCTCACAGGTGATGATACACCGGGAAATGAAGAACGAATTGGCGTTACATACAAAGACTTAGCGAATGACCTCTCTCCCGGCGACACCGTCCTTCTTGACGATGGTTTAATTGAATTGCAAGTGGAATCCATCGAAGGAAACGAAGTCAGGGCAATGGTAATGAATGACGGTGTCTTAAACAACAATAAAGGCGTCAACCTGCCGAAAGTCAAAGTGAACTTACCGGGAATGACAGAAAAAGACGCGGAAGATATCCGCTTTGGGGTTGAGGAAGGCATCGATTTTATTGCTGCTTCTTTCGTTCGAAGAGCAGCCGACGTCTTTGAAATCAGGGAGTTATTGGAAAATCATCAGGCTGAAGACACCGCCATTATCCCCAAAATAGAAAATGAAGAGGGAGTAGAAAACATTGAAGAAATTCTCGAGGTTTCTGAAGGGGTTATGGTAGCAAGAGGTGATTTAGGGGTAGAAATCCCGCCTGAGGAAGTTCCTCTTATTCAAAAAAAACTTATCGGTTACAGCAATACGATTGCAAAGCCGGTTATTACAGCAACACAGATGCTTGAGTCAATGACGCAAAACCCCCGTCCCACTAGGGCAGAAGCAAGTGATGTCGCGAACGCGATCTTTGATGGCGCGGATGCGATTATGCTTTCGGGAGAGACGGCCGCAGGCGCCTACCCTGTCGAAGCGGTTGAGACGATGAGTCGTATTGCGGTTAAAGCGGAATCTGCGTTAAACTATGAAGAGGTGTTGGACAACCGAACGAAAGAAAGCCGGGCGACGATCACAAATTCGATCAGTCAAGCGGTAGCCAGAACAGCATTCAGCCTCGACACATCCGCGATTCTTACAGCGACGGAAAGCGGGTACACGGCGCGGCTGGTTTCCAAGTACAGACCTAAAGCAAAAATCCTCGCCGTTACAAGTAACATCCGTGTATTAAGACGATTAAATCTCGTGTGGGGCGTATACCCTTTGCTTGGGGAAAAAGTGTCGACGACGGATGAAATGTTCGACATAACGGTAAATGAAGCCCTTAAAGCAGGAATGGCCCAACACGGAGATCTCGTTGTGATTACTGCCGGCGTCCCGGTAGGAGAAACCGGGACAACGAATATCATGAAAGTTCACGTCATCGGTGAAGTAGCCGCAAAGGGCCAAGGGATTGGTCAGACAAATGGATCCGGGGAAGCCGTTATCGCTCGCGACGCCCGGGAAGCGAACGATAAAATGGAGCCGGGGAACATTTTAATTGCTCCTTCGACGGACAAAGAGATGATGGAGGCTTTTGAAAAAGCAGCTGCCGTCATTACCGAAGAAGGTGGCTTGACATGCCACGCTGCAGTTGTCGGTATTACCCTTGGGATTCCTGTTATCGTCGGAGTGGAAGATGCCGTTGATCGTTTCGAAGACGGGGAAGAACTAACGTTGGACAGTTCACGGGGAGATATATATCGGGGACACGCCAGCGTTTTATAA
- the accD gene encoding acetyl-CoA carboxylase, carboxyltransferase subunit beta, with amino-acid sequence MFRDLFSKKRKYATIPSERTQPTKMNNGVMTKCPSCKTIMYSRELKKGLNLCSECGHHFRMTAYERIDSVIDHDTFREMNAGMLPENPLEFPEYEDKLSRDQEKTGLNEAVVTGEGEIKGCPVVIGVMDARFRMGSMGAVVGEKISRAILQAEKTGVPFIMFSASGGARMQEGTISLMQMAKTSVALERLHRAKIPFISIMTHPTTGGVSASFASLGDYNFAEPGALIGFAGRRVIEQTIREELPDDFQTAEFLLHHGQLDRVVSRSEMKDVLGNILKIHAWEKKEINNEPKSSI; translated from the coding sequence TTGTTTAGGGATTTATTTTCAAAAAAAAGAAAGTATGCAACGATTCCTTCTGAACGAACGCAGCCGACAAAAATGAATAACGGCGTCATGACGAAATGCCCCAGCTGCAAAACGATCATGTATTCACGTGAGCTGAAAAAAGGGTTAAACTTATGTAGTGAATGTGGCCATCATTTTCGTATGACCGCCTATGAGCGTATCGATAGTGTCATCGATCATGATACGTTTCGGGAAATGAATGCAGGTATGCTCCCGGAGAACCCTTTGGAATTTCCCGAGTACGAAGATAAGTTAAGCCGAGATCAAGAGAAAACAGGCTTAAATGAAGCGGTCGTTACCGGTGAAGGGGAAATCAAGGGGTGTCCGGTCGTGATTGGCGTCATGGACGCGCGGTTCAGAATGGGAAGCATGGGTGCGGTCGTCGGTGAAAAAATTTCCCGCGCCATCTTACAAGCGGAAAAAACCGGTGTACCGTTCATCATGTTTAGTGCATCAGGCGGAGCACGAATGCAAGAAGGAACCATAAGTCTTATGCAAATGGCGAAAACGAGCGTCGCTCTCGAACGTTTGCATCGAGCGAAGATTCCTTTCATATCCATTATGACCCATCCGACAACCGGAGGTGTTTCCGCCAGCTTTGCGTCATTGGGAGATTACAATTTCGCGGAACCGGGAGCGCTGATCGGCTTTGCAGGAAGAAGGGTCATCGAGCAGACAATTCGTGAAGAACTACCCGATGATTTTCAGACGGCAGAATTTTTATTACACCACGGACAATTGGACCGGGTCGTCTCCCGCTCCGAAATGAAAGATGTACTTGGGAATATCCTGAAAATCCATGCATGGGAAAAGAAGGAGATTAACAATGAACCAAAATCTTCCATTTGA
- the accA gene encoding acetyl-CoA carboxylase carboxyl transferase subunit alpha, producing MNQNLPFEKPVVELQNKINELKNFTEEKDINLEAEISHLEERLQELEVQIYDELSPWERVQIARHAERPTTLDYIDYLFSDFIELHGDRLYGDDEAIISGIAAYKGRPVTVIGQQRGRNTKENIRRNFGSPHPEGYRKALRLMKQADKFNRPIICFIDTKGAFPGKASEERGISEAIARNLLEMAGFGVPSIGIVIGEGGSGGALALGVCNHMYMLSNATYSVISPEGAATILWKDASQAQRAAETMRITAPDLDEFGIIDGIIPEVRGGAHYDIEKQAGFVERTLDDSLANLLNLSSEELRQQRFEKFNKIGKTGD from the coding sequence ATGAACCAAAATCTTCCATTTGAAAAACCGGTGGTCGAGCTTCAAAATAAAATTAATGAATTAAAAAATTTTACCGAGGAAAAAGACATTAATTTAGAAGCGGAGATTAGCCACCTGGAAGAACGATTGCAGGAACTTGAGGTTCAAATTTATGATGAATTGAGCCCTTGGGAGCGCGTACAGATCGCACGCCACGCGGAGCGCCCGACGACGTTGGATTACATCGATTATTTGTTTTCTGATTTTATTGAACTGCATGGAGATCGCCTCTACGGGGACGACGAAGCGATTATTTCAGGCATCGCTGCTTATAAAGGGCGTCCGGTTACCGTGATCGGCCAACAGCGTGGGCGGAATACGAAGGAAAACATACGCCGTAACTTTGGGAGCCCTCATCCTGAAGGCTATCGCAAAGCGTTACGTTTGATGAAACAGGCAGATAAATTCAACCGCCCGATTATTTGTTTTATTGATACAAAAGGGGCTTTTCCTGGAAAGGCTTCGGAAGAACGGGGAATAAGCGAGGCCATTGCGCGAAACCTATTGGAAATGGCCGGTTTTGGCGTGCCGTCGATTGGCATTGTTATCGGAGAAGGCGGAAGCGGAGGCGCGCTCGCCCTGGGAGTTTGCAATCATATGTATATGCTTTCAAACGCTACATACTCCGTGATATCGCCGGAAGGAGCTGCCACCATTCTTTGGAAAGATGCGTCCCAAGCGCAAAGAGCAGCGGAAACCATGCGTATTACAGCACCTGATCTTGATGAATTCGGCATTATTGATGGAATTATTCCGGAGGTGCGCGGCGGCGCCCATTATGATATTGAAAAACAGGCCGGCTTCGTCGAGCGAACGTTGGATGATAGTCTAGCCAACCTTTTGAACTTGTCTTCCGAGGAATTGCGGCAGCAGCGCTTTGAGAAATTCAATAAGATCGGAAAAACAGGGGATTAA
- the pfkA gene encoding 6-phosphofructokinase, producing MQNIAILTSGGDSPGMNAAIRAVVRKAIYNDVRVWGVNYGFSGLLSSDIHPLDIGDVGDIIHRGGTKLYTARCEEFRTKDGQEKAIRVLQDAGMEALVVVGGDGSFRGAQTLDNLGFPTIGVPATIDNDVPGTDFTIGFDTALNTVIEAIDKIRDTATSHERTYVIEVMGREAGDLALWSGLADGAETILIPEQPYDIDDTVHRLVRGHKRGKKHSIIIVAEGAASGVDFGKEIQERTGFETRVTVLGHIQRGGSPSAFDRVLASRLGAHATELSIKGKSGRMVGMLANKIVDQPIDHVLQKPHHIDKNMYRLSQELSI from the coding sequence ATGCAAAACATAGCAATTTTGACGAGCGGGGGAGATTCTCCCGGAATGAATGCAGCTATCCGAGCGGTCGTTCGGAAAGCGATCTACAACGATGTGCGTGTGTGGGGGGTTAACTACGGGTTTTCCGGTCTTTTGAGCAGTGACATCCACCCTTTGGATATCGGCGATGTGGGCGATATTATCCATCGCGGAGGAACAAAGTTGTATACAGCTAGGTGTGAGGAGTTTAGAACAAAAGACGGACAGGAAAAAGCGATTCGGGTTTTACAAGATGCCGGGATGGAGGCCCTTGTTGTGGTTGGTGGGGACGGTTCTTTTCGGGGAGCGCAAACCTTGGACAATTTAGGATTTCCTACAATTGGAGTGCCCGCCACCATCGACAATGACGTCCCCGGTACTGATTTCACCATCGGCTTTGATACAGCTTTAAATACCGTCATTGAAGCTATCGATAAAATTCGTGACACGGCCACGTCTCATGAAAGAACCTATGTCATTGAGGTGATGGGCAGGGAAGCCGGAGACTTGGCGCTATGGTCCGGACTGGCTGACGGCGCGGAAACGATCCTTATTCCCGAGCAGCCTTACGATATTGATGATACCGTTCATCGACTTGTCAGAGGTCATAAGCGGGGAAAGAAACATAGCATCATTATCGTTGCTGAAGGGGCCGCGAGCGGTGTTGACTTTGGCAAAGAAATTCAGGAGCGCACTGGTTTTGAGACGAGAGTCACTGTTCTTGGCCATATTCAACGCGGCGGTTCCCCGTCGGCTTTTGACCGCGTGCTCGCGAGCCGCCTCGGTGCTCACGCAACGGAGTTATCAATCAAGGGGAAGTCAGGTCGAATGGTAGGAATGTTGGCGAACAAAATCGTGGATCAGCCAATCGACCACGTGTTGCAAAAACCCCATCACATTGATAAAAATATGTATCGCTTATCCCAGGAATTGTCCATTTAG